One segment of Niveibacterium microcysteis DNA contains the following:
- the tfpZ gene encoding TfpX/TfpZ family type IV pilin accessory protein, with amino-acid sequence MKKLRAAGVHFALSALIVGGFVVLTLMVWYPTPLDQALGVNKVLLVLLGVDVVIGPMLTFIVYEPGKRTLLLDLTVIAIAQFAAFGYGANTIFGSRPAYVVFNVDRFDVTSASEIAPAELAAVRDPAFKSIPLWGPVIVGARIPTAVEEKNRILLSAASGGPDLNAFPQYFHSYESMAGDVRQVAKQVGMLPTKEQSAAVATWLAAHAKQAEDVRWLPVAARRRDMTAIIDAKTAKVLGFVDASPWWGR; translated from the coding sequence ATGAAGAAGCTTCGGGCTGCAGGCGTCCATTTCGCACTCAGCGCGTTGATTGTGGGCGGGTTTGTTGTTCTGACGCTTATGGTTTGGTACCCGACTCCTCTGGATCAGGCGTTAGGCGTCAATAAGGTGCTCCTTGTGCTACTCGGCGTGGACGTGGTGATCGGTCCGATGCTGACCTTCATCGTATACGAGCCCGGCAAACGCACCTTGTTATTGGATTTGACCGTCATCGCAATCGCCCAGTTCGCGGCCTTTGGCTACGGGGCCAACACGATCTTTGGCTCACGTCCTGCGTACGTGGTCTTCAACGTCGACCGTTTTGATGTGACGTCGGCATCCGAGATTGCTCCGGCAGAGCTTGCCGCAGTACGCGATCCAGCTTTCAAGTCGATTCCGCTTTGGGGTCCCGTCATCGTTGGCGCGCGGATTCCGACGGCGGTTGAAGAGAAAAATCGTATCCTGCTATCCGCAGCCAGCGGCGGGCCAGACCTGAACGCCTTTCCGCAGTACTTCCATTCGTACGAGTCGATGGCGGGTGATGTGCGGCAAGTCGCAAAACAGGTAGGTATGCTTCCAACCAAGGAGCAGTCGGCGGCTGTGGCTACCTGGCTGGCAGCACACGCCAAGCAGGCGGAGGACGTTCGGTGGCTTCCTGTTGCTGCGAGACGGCGCGATATGACGGCGATCATTGATGCCAAGACAGCAAAGGTGCTGGGCTTCGTCGACGCCAGTCCGTGGTGGGGGCGATGA
- a CDS encoding MBL fold metallo-hydrolase, producing the protein MEVRVLGCSGGIGGLDVRTTSLLVDDDILIDCGTGAGVLDVPALMAIDHVFLTHAHLDHIAYLPFIIDTVGDYRSRPLTVHAAPETLRIIRSHIFNWLIWPDFSAIPDRAHPLMRFNELRIGEWADIDGRRITALPALHAVPAVGYQIRSETGASLVFSGDTTVCDAQIEAINAINDLRALIIETAFPNMQHDLALAARHLCPQMLFSVLDRLIVSPEIYVTHLKPAQAAEITAELAAYSGRLKPQILRNDQVFTL; encoded by the coding sequence GTGGAGGTCAGGGTACTCGGCTGTAGCGGCGGCATTGGTGGGCTCGATGTCCGCACGACTTCGCTTCTGGTCGACGACGACATCCTGATCGATTGCGGCACTGGCGCCGGGGTACTGGATGTTCCGGCGCTGATGGCAATCGACCATGTGTTCCTGACGCATGCGCATCTCGATCACATTGCCTACCTGCCATTCATCATCGACACCGTCGGTGACTACCGCAGTCGCCCGCTGACCGTTCATGCGGCGCCGGAAACGCTGCGCATCATTCGCTCACATATCTTCAACTGGCTGATCTGGCCCGATTTTTCTGCGATACCGGATCGCGCGCATCCGCTGATGCGCTTCAACGAGTTGCGCATTGGCGAGTGGGCTGACATTGATGGCCGGCGGATTACAGCGCTGCCGGCGCTGCACGCGGTGCCCGCGGTCGGCTACCAGATCCGTTCCGAGACAGGGGCAAGCCTCGTTTTCTCGGGTGACACCACCGTGTGTGACGCGCAGATCGAGGCAATCAACGCAATCAACGACCTGCGCGCCCTGATCATCGAAACTGCGTTCCCGAACATGCAGCATGACCTGGCGCTCGCCGCGCGCCATCTGTGTCCGCAGATGCTGTTTTCGGTGCTTGATCGGCTGATCGTGTCGCCCGAGATCTATGTGACACACCTCAAGCCGGCGCAGGCTGCCGAGATCACCGCCGAGCTGGCGGCGTACAGCGGCCGTTTGAAGCCACAGATTCTTCGGAACGACCAGGTGTTCACGCTCTGA
- a CDS encoding GspE/PulE family protein, with the protein MSAIPGRTSAGDLSRRLAFFKGLQALTARIHATNNIDEIIFELSADICSLFGAERITLYTVDESGAAIVSKVKTGLHSIKAIRLPISDRSVAGYVALHKTLLNIHDVYDAAELSQISPNLEFRREVDERSGYHSKQMLVAPIMGAAESELLGVVQLINARDGSAFTAIDEEGLQGLAQTLGVAFAQRLSQEKPLRNKYDYLTRTGAVTPEQLEEIEKQTRARNTTIEAILLDEVRIAAALVGESMARFYGVPYEPFRQERVKSMHLLRNIKKDYVLQAGWLPLEETQEGIIVLTTDPEQVRGARVADNVFPGAKLSFRVTTRREFEKTAQQLFEQGMDEASVSDMLSGLGDDERDAPSQDEISAAADNELVKLVNKIIIEAHRQGASDIHIEPRPGKEKTLIRFRKDGSLVPYIEVPASYRNPLVTRIKIMCDLDISERRKPQDGKIRFRKYGPLDIELRVATIPTAGGMEDVVMRLLANGEPLPLSDLGMSPRNLERLRNTINKPYGIFFCCGPTGSGKTTTLHSILKELNTPDTKIWTAEDPVEITQRGLRQVQVNRKAGLDFVAVMRAFLRADPDVIMVGEMRDKETVTIGIEASLTGHLVLSTLHTNSAPESVVRLLDMGMDPFNFADALLGVLAQRLAKRLCKHCKEAYHPDDEEVAALIAEYCEDMRQTPEFQADPAAAEAALLAEWKAQFGHEGQLLLYRAQGCEHCTDGYKGRVGLHEMMVGSAEVKHLVQTRAPVSELVTAALADGMRTLRQDGIEKVLQGVTDMKQVRKVCIR; encoded by the coding sequence ATGAGTGCCATTCCGGGGCGCACCAGCGCCGGCGATCTGAGCCGGCGGCTCGCGTTTTTCAAGGGCCTGCAGGCGCTGACGGCGCGCATACACGCCACAAACAATATCGACGAGATCATCTTCGAGCTCTCGGCCGATATCTGCAGCCTGTTTGGCGCCGAACGCATCACTTTATATACGGTGGACGAGTCGGGGGCGGCGATCGTCTCCAAGGTCAAGACCGGTCTGCATTCGATCAAGGCGATCCGGTTGCCGATCTCGGACCGCAGCGTCGCGGGCTACGTTGCCCTGCATAAGACGCTGCTCAACATCCACGATGTTTACGACGCGGCTGAGCTGAGCCAGATCTCGCCCAATCTTGAGTTTCGCCGCGAGGTGGATGAGCGCAGCGGCTACCACAGCAAGCAGATGCTGGTGGCGCCGATCATGGGGGCGGCGGAAAGCGAACTGCTTGGCGTTGTGCAACTGATCAACGCGCGGGATGGCTCGGCCTTTACCGCCATCGACGAAGAGGGGCTGCAGGGGCTTGCGCAGACTTTGGGCGTCGCGTTCGCGCAGCGTCTTTCCCAAGAGAAACCGCTACGCAACAAGTACGACTACCTGACGCGCACTGGCGCCGTGACTCCCGAGCAACTTGAGGAGATCGAAAAGCAGACCCGCGCGCGGAATACAACGATCGAAGCAATTCTGCTCGACGAAGTGCGGATAGCCGCAGCGCTGGTTGGTGAGTCGATGGCCCGGTTCTACGGCGTGCCCTACGAGCCGTTTCGGCAGGAGCGGGTCAAGTCAATGCATCTGCTGCGCAACATCAAGAAGGACTATGTGTTGCAGGCGGGTTGGCTGCCGCTGGAGGAGACGCAGGAAGGGATCATTGTCCTCACAACCGACCCCGAGCAGGTGCGCGGCGCGCGGGTGGCCGACAATGTCTTCCCGGGCGCAAAGCTATCGTTCCGCGTCACGACACGGCGCGAGTTCGAGAAGACGGCGCAGCAGTTGTTCGAGCAGGGCATGGATGAGGCTTCGGTGTCCGACATGCTGTCTGGCCTGGGCGACGACGAGCGCGACGCGCCGTCGCAGGACGAAATCTCCGCGGCCGCCGACAACGAACTCGTCAAGCTGGTCAACAAGATCATCATCGAGGCGCATCGGCAGGGCGCCTCGGATATCCACATCGAGCCGCGCCCGGGCAAGGAAAAGACGCTGATCCGTTTCCGCAAGGACGGCTCACTGGTGCCGTACATCGAGGTACCTGCGAGTTACCGCAACCCGCTGGTCACGCGCATCAAGATCATGTGCGACCTCGATATCTCCGAACGCCGCAAACCGCAGGACGGCAAGATCCGCTTCCGCAAGTACGGGCCCTTGGATATCGAGCTGCGCGTCGCGACCATCCCGACCGCGGGCGGCATGGAAGACGTGGTGATGCGTCTGCTGGCCAACGGCGAGCCGCTGCCGCTGTCGGATCTGGGCATGTCGCCGCGCAATCTCGAGCGCCTGCGCAACACGATCAACAAGCCCTACGGCATCTTCTTCTGTTGCGGCCCAACCGGCTCCGGCAAGACCACCACGCTGCATTCGATCCTGAAAGAGCTCAACACGCCCGACACCAAGATCTGGACCGCCGAGGACCCGGTCGAGATCACGCAGCGCGGCCTGCGCCAGGTTCAGGTCAACCGCAAGGCCGGGCTGGATTTCGTTGCGGTAATGCGTGCCTTCCTGCGCGCCGACCCTGACGTAATCATGGTCGGCGAAATGCGCGACAAGGAAACCGTGACGATCGGCATCGAAGCCTCGCTGACGGGCCACCTCGTGCTCTCCACGCTGCATACAAACAGCGCGCCAGAATCGGTCGTGCGCCTGCTCGACATGGGGATGGACCCGTTCAACTTTGCCGACGCGCTGCTCGGCGTGCTTGCCCAGCGCCTCGCCAAGCGGCTTTGTAAGCATTGCAAGGAGGCCTACCACCCCGACGACGAAGAGGTGGCGGCCTTGATCGCCGAGTACTGCGAAGACATGCGCCAGACGCCCGAGTTTCAGGCAGATCCGGCGGCCGCCGAGGCGGCGCTACTCGCCGAATGGAAAGCGCAATTCGGCCACGAAGGGCAGCTGCTGCTCTACCGAGCGCAAGGCTGCGAACACTGCACCGACGGCTACAAAGGCCGCGTCGGCCTACACGAAATGATGGTCGGCTCTGCCGAGGTCAAGCATCTGGTGCAGACACGCGCCCCGGTCTCGGAGTTGGTCACCGCTGCGCTAGCTGATGGCATGCGTACACTGCGGCAGGACGGTATTGAGAAGGTGCTGCAGGGGGTGACGGACATGAAACAGGTGCGGAAGGTGTGTATTCGTTAA
- a CDS encoding methyltransferase type 11 — MAVLDKRGVLPRFRAGERLSIELGCGPRKQDAASVGIDALDFEGVDLVGDVFEVLAELPTAGVSACYSAHFFEHVDDLVRLVDELGRTLAPGAVATIKVPHFSNPYFYSDPTHRRAFGLYTMSYFARDALLTRKVPNYGRTPVFELTSVHLGFDSPFPFRGLIRRLIGPVFNLTTWLQEFHEENLCYLLPCYEVEYRLRRI; from the coding sequence ATGGCTGTTCTTGACAAGCGCGGGGTGTTGCCCCGCTTCCGGGCCGGCGAGCGGCTAAGTATCGAACTCGGTTGCGGCCCGCGAAAACAAGATGCTGCGTCAGTTGGAATTGATGCGCTCGACTTTGAAGGCGTGGACCTCGTCGGCGATGTATTCGAGGTGCTTGCTGAGTTGCCTACTGCGGGCGTGTCGGCGTGTTATTCCGCTCACTTCTTTGAGCACGTCGACGACTTGGTACGTCTGGTCGATGAGCTTGGGCGCACGCTTGCGCCAGGTGCCGTGGCGACCATAAAAGTACCCCACTTTTCGAACCCATACTTTTATTCGGACCCGACGCACAGGCGCGCTTTCGGTCTCTACACGATGTCGTACTTTGCGCGTGACGCCTTGTTGACGCGCAAGGTGCCGAACTACGGTCGCACACCGGTGTTCGAGCTCACCTCCGTGCATTTGGGTTTCGATTCGCCGTTTCCGTTCCGCGGGTTGATCCGGCGTCTTATCGGGCCGGTGTTTAACCTTACGACTTGGCTACAGGAATTCCACGAGGAAAATCTCTGCTATTTGCTGCCGTGCTACGAAGTCGAGTATCGACTGCGTCGCATTTGA
- a CDS encoding ornithine cyclodeaminase family protein has product MAALYLSETEVAQVVDMPLALAAVESAHRALAAGEAVDYPRQRVRAGAVIQHLLQGGLLDARRVTGYKTYTSSRAGVRFWLHLFDADNGDPLAVIEADRLGMMRTGAAGGVAARWLARPNARRAVIFGAGWQARGQIEALALSLPIEQFSVVARDAAKCDAFCAEMTAQVGRSVTPAKDVEAEVRAADVVVTITTSPKPLFDGAWLPAGCHINAAGSNALIRREIDETTVGRAGLIVVDTRATALREAGDLLPALEKGRLTEGRLVELGEIVAGHRAGRTDPAMITLFESQGLAVQDLALGVEVLARARSAKLGTALPY; this is encoded by the coding sequence ATGGCTGCGCTGTATTTGTCCGAGACGGAGGTTGCACAGGTGGTCGATATGCCGCTGGCGCTTGCCGCGGTGGAATCTGCCCATCGCGCGCTTGCTGCCGGTGAGGCGGTCGACTACCCACGCCAGCGCGTGCGGGCCGGCGCCGTGATCCAGCACCTGCTGCAAGGCGGTCTGCTCGACGCGCGACGCGTCACCGGCTACAAGACCTATACCTCGTCGCGCGCCGGTGTGCGGTTCTGGCTTCACCTGTTCGATGCCGACAACGGCGATCCACTGGCGGTGATCGAAGCTGACCGGCTCGGCATGATGCGGACGGGCGCAGCAGGCGGCGTCGCGGCGCGCTGGCTCGCACGGCCGAACGCCCGCCGCGCCGTAATTTTCGGTGCCGGTTGGCAGGCGCGCGGGCAGATCGAAGCGTTGGCGCTCAGCCTGCCGATTGAACAGTTCTCCGTGGTCGCGCGCGATGCTGCGAAGTGCGATGCCTTCTGCGCCGAGATGACGGCGCAAGTCGGGCGCTCGGTGACGCCCGCCAAGGATGTCGAAGCCGAAGTGCGCGCGGCCGATGTGGTGGTCACCATCACCACATCGCCCAAGCCGCTGTTCGACGGCGCGTGGTTACCGGCCGGCTGTCACATCAACGCCGCGGGCTCCAACGCGCTGATTCGGCGCGAGATCGACGAAACAACCGTCGGACGCGCTGGCCTCATCGTCGTCGACACACGGGCGACGGCGTTGCGGGAAGCGGGCGATTTGTTGCCTGCGCTTGAGAAAGGGCGGCTGACCGAAGGGCGGTTGGTGGAACTTGGCGAGATCGTCGCAGGACATCGCGCGGGGCGCACCGATCCGGCCATGATCACGTTGTTCGAGTCGCAAGGCTTGGCGGTGCAGGACCTCGCGCTAGGCGTCGAGGTGCTGGCGCGCGCGCGCAGTGCCAAACTCGGCACAGCCTTGCCCTATTGA
- a CDS encoding FHA domain-containing protein, with the protein MPKIVLSMDGLVLKEIALDKQRITIGRKPHNDIQIDNLAISGEHASIATILQDAFLEDLNSTNGTYVNGQPVKKHALKDGDIVELGKYRLKFLKDTPPPASANTFEKAFEVPQDFTKTQNTTMRAAADTMVTGFAEAQSATQGVTTGGLSGTNWSQPEADQANQIGVVQILSGRNAGRELELTKSLTTLGKPGLQVAVITRRAHGYFITHVEGTAFPVVNGREIDAQAHPLQDHDVIELAGVKMEFYLRAG; encoded by the coding sequence ATGCCCAAAATCGTCCTGAGCATGGACGGCCTCGTGCTGAAGGAAATCGCGCTGGACAAACAGCGCATCACGATCGGCCGCAAGCCGCACAACGACATCCAGATCGACAACCTGGCGATCAGCGGCGAGCATGCATCGATTGCGACCATCCTCCAGGATGCGTTCCTTGAGGACTTGAACAGCACCAACGGCACCTATGTGAATGGGCAGCCGGTGAAAAAGCATGCGTTGAAGGATGGCGATATCGTCGAGCTCGGCAAGTACCGGCTCAAGTTCCTCAAGGACACGCCACCACCGGCGTCGGCCAACACCTTCGAGAAGGCCTTCGAAGTGCCGCAGGACTTCACGAAGACCCAGAACACCACGATGCGCGCTGCCGCCGACACCATGGTGACGGGCTTCGCGGAAGCACAGAGCGCGACGCAAGGGGTGACGACTGGGGGGCTCTCCGGCACCAATTGGTCGCAGCCGGAGGCGGACCAGGCTAACCAGATCGGCGTGGTGCAGATTCTCTCTGGCCGCAATGCGGGCCGCGAGCTTGAGCTGACCAAATCGCTGACCACGCTTGGCAAACCGGGCCTGCAGGTGGCTGTCATCACGCGCCGTGCGCATGGCTACTTCATTACGCATGTCGAGGGCACTGCTTTCCCGGTGGTCAACGGCCGTGAGATCGATGCGCAGGCGCATCCGCTGCAGGATCACGACGTGATCGAGCTTGCCGGCGTCAAGATGGAGTTCTACCTGCGCGCCGGCTGA
- a CDS encoding pilin, which translates to MKKVQQGFTLIELMIVVAIIGILAAVALPAYQDYTVRAKVSEGLTLAESAKSAVSEAWQNDGSLANLTQATAAGAAGCAANIVYCFNTSKYVSLIQIASGAAGNGEITITYDTTATGIPQLAGANTLVLVPTIGGVALAAGSQGNIDWHCKGAASTFGPGTAGTVSGRFSPANCRGAV; encoded by the coding sequence ATGAAAAAGGTTCAACAAGGCTTCACCCTGATCGAACTGATGATTGTGGTTGCGATCATCGGCATCTTGGCTGCCGTGGCGCTGCCGGCCTATCAGGACTACACCGTTCGCGCAAAAGTTTCGGAAGGTCTCACTTTGGCGGAGTCGGCTAAGAGTGCGGTTTCTGAGGCTTGGCAGAACGATGGTAGCCTTGCGAACTTGACGCAAGCGACGGCCGCTGGTGCTGCTGGTTGCGCTGCCAACATCGTTTACTGCTTCAATACCTCTAAGTATGTTTCGCTGATTCAGATCGCAAGCGGCGCTGCCGGTAATGGCGAAATCACTATTACTTACGATACGACCGCAACGGGCATCCCGCAGCTGGCTGGCGCAAACACCCTGGTGCTTGTTCCGACTATCGGCGGTGTCGCATTGGCTGCTGGTTCCCAAGGCAACATCGATTGGCATTGCAAGGGCGCCGCTTCGACGTTCGGCCCTGGTACCGCCGGCACCGTTTCGGGCCGCTTCTCGCCGGCTAACTGCCGCGGCGCAGTCTAA
- a CDS encoding TerC family protein, with the protein MPDFSNPVFWYAVAQIIVIDLVLSGDNAVVIALACRNLAPAQRRVGILWGVLGAVGLRVVLTAFAALLMDWPWLKIVGGILLLWIGVKLLVPEQEGEHEIHGAGNVWGAVKTIIVADFVMSLDNVVAVAGASHGSIPLLVFGLLVSIPIIVFASQIIMKAMERMPIIVTLGAGLLGWVAGAMIFSDPAMRPLVAGQPAWLHYVASAVGALVVVLIGWLIARRRQAGYRVLEEG; encoded by the coding sequence ATGCCCGATTTTTCCAATCCCGTTTTCTGGTACGCCGTTGCGCAGATCATCGTCATCGACCTGGTGCTGTCGGGCGACAACGCGGTCGTGATTGCGCTGGCGTGTCGCAACCTGGCGCCCGCGCAACGCAGGGTCGGTATCCTGTGGGGCGTGCTCGGGGCGGTGGGGCTGCGTGTGGTGCTGACGGCCTTTGCGGCACTACTGATGGACTGGCCGTGGCTCAAGATCGTCGGCGGGATCCTGTTGCTGTGGATCGGCGTGAAGCTGCTGGTGCCGGAGCAGGAAGGCGAGCACGAGATCCACGGTGCCGGCAACGTCTGGGGCGCGGTCAAGACGATCATCGTGGCGGATTTCGTGATGAGCCTCGACAACGTCGTCGCGGTGGCCGGCGCGTCGCACGGCAGCATTCCGCTGCTGGTGTTCGGGCTCCTTGTCAGCATTCCTATCATCGTGTTCGCGAGCCAGATCATCATGAAGGCGATGGAGCGCATGCCGATCATCGTCACCCTTGGTGCCGGGCTGCTCGGTTGGGTCGCGGGCGCGATGATCTTCAGCGATCCGGCAATGCGGCCGTTGGTGGCGGGGCAGCCGGCTTGGCTGCATTACGTCGCCTCGGCGGTCGGGGCCTTGGTGGTCGTGCTGATCGGCTGGCTGATAGCTCGTCGCCGGCAGGCGGGCTACAGGGTGTTGGAGGAGGGCTAA
- a CDS encoding PglL family O-oligosaccharyltransferase, which translates to MMGGGDRGSGKNCALALLFALPTALSFRSSPQAVFWPEFLLVVVLLAVFIGQQLRETVHRLPIAPLLPLAMSSLWVLVTWGHSANALVVGFLAYLLVFLVAADFGAGRESGFVAKAVLAVALCQSMIGALQLFDVSLGGAVLAKAYRQTYGNVGQPNHYAALLALGLAAVVVGAENWKWPRWLTGAVVVWLSISIAASASRAPWFYMLGFVLLGLVAGRGTDPAGRVAGRRAVAVGIAALLIQIAFAYSGALDLLGLTSSIARAADAGSNGQRLYDWSLALSAIRAHPWMGVGVGGFHGWAVAQMAVTPSLPFSKFAEHAHNLPLHLAATMGLPFAVGLLGAVGWWGLHQLRQPVTSERLFALCGLVVVGLHSFVEYPLWYTYFVIPAGMLCGVLLRSDSQARFLLVPNWVTRAVLLGLAACLFWVARDYVAVQRAYDEWASIRSAATAADRDRVRRAVENVPAWSIFGDHARALALQTWAPDTLTAVKAASECEYALKLRPSWGLGTQCLLAMATAGDRPGVARMSLILCEGFPRHHQMLRDWAEFADRAHPVTSVRSENCLRG; encoded by the coding sequence ATGATGGGGGGCGGTGATCGAGGCTCGGGAAAGAACTGCGCACTTGCGTTGCTGTTTGCGTTACCTACCGCTTTGAGTTTTCGTAGTAGCCCACAGGCGGTCTTTTGGCCAGAATTTTTGCTTGTTGTGGTCTTATTGGCTGTGTTTATTGGTCAGCAACTTCGCGAAACAGTACATCGCTTGCCAATAGCACCACTATTGCCGCTGGCGATGAGTTCGCTTTGGGTGCTGGTGACATGGGGCCATTCCGCTAATGCCTTGGTTGTGGGTTTTTTGGCATATCTGCTGGTGTTCTTGGTTGCGGCTGACTTTGGTGCTGGCCGCGAATCGGGGTTTGTCGCGAAGGCGGTGCTCGCAGTGGCGCTTTGTCAGTCGATGATTGGCGCGCTGCAGTTATTCGACGTTTCGCTAGGCGGCGCCGTACTTGCCAAGGCGTATCGCCAAACTTATGGCAACGTTGGGCAACCGAACCACTATGCCGCGCTGCTGGCCTTAGGGTTGGCCGCGGTCGTAGTTGGTGCAGAGAACTGGAAATGGCCACGTTGGCTAACCGGCGCGGTTGTTGTTTGGCTGAGCATCTCAATTGCGGCGTCGGCCTCACGCGCGCCTTGGTTCTACATGCTTGGCTTCGTACTGCTCGGGTTAGTCGCCGGTCGCGGAACTGACCCGGCGGGGCGAGTGGCTGGCCGGCGAGCCGTGGCGGTAGGTATTGCAGCATTGCTGATCCAGATCGCTTTTGCGTACAGCGGCGCGCTTGATCTTCTTGGGCTGACCTCCTCGATTGCCCGTGCAGCGGATGCAGGCAGCAATGGCCAGCGTTTGTACGATTGGTCCCTCGCTCTTTCTGCTATCCGAGCACACCCTTGGATGGGCGTCGGGGTTGGCGGGTTTCACGGTTGGGCGGTGGCGCAGATGGCTGTAACGCCGTCGCTGCCATTCTCAAAGTTTGCTGAGCATGCGCACAATCTTCCGCTGCATCTGGCTGCAACAATGGGGCTACCTTTTGCTGTAGGGCTGCTCGGCGCGGTCGGTTGGTGGGGCTTGCACCAGTTGCGGCAGCCGGTTACCTCCGAGCGCCTATTTGCGCTCTGCGGATTGGTGGTGGTCGGCCTTCACAGCTTTGTCGAGTATCCGCTTTGGTATACCTATTTTGTGATACCGGCGGGAATGCTGTGCGGCGTTTTGCTTCGATCTGATTCGCAAGCTCGGTTCCTCCTTGTCCCAAATTGGGTGACCCGCGCAGTACTTCTAGGCTTGGCCGCCTGCCTATTTTGGGTTGCCCGCGATTACGTGGCCGTGCAGCGTGCCTACGATGAGTGGGCGTCGATCCGCAGCGCCGCGACGGCTGCGGATCGCGACCGCGTAAGGCGCGCCGTAGAGAACGTGCCGGCCTGGTCGATCTTTGGCGACCATGCACGGGCTCTAGCGTTGCAAACTTGGGCTCCCGATACCTTGACCGCCGTAAAAGCTGCGAGTGAATGTGAGTACGCGTTAAAGCTGCGTCCCTCCTGGGGGCTAGGAACCCAATGTCTGCTTGCGATGGCCACGGCGGGCGACCGACCGGGTGTCGCACGCATGTCGCTCATACTGTGCGAGGGGTTTCCTCGGCACCACCAGATGTTACGTGATTGGGCTGAGTTTGCCGACCGCGCTCACCCTGTCACCTCTGTTCGGTCTGAGAACTGCCTGCGCGGATAG
- the sucD gene encoding succinate--CoA ligase subunit alpha, with amino-acid sequence MSILINKDTKVITQGITGKTGQFHTEKCQEYANGKNCFVAGVNPKKAGESIFNIPIFGSVKEAASETGATVSVIYVPPAGAAAAIWEAVEADLDLAICITEGIPVRDMLEVRNKMKAKEAAGGKKTLLLGPNCPGLITPDEIKIGIMPGHIHRKGRIGVVSRSGTLTYEAVAQLTEIGLGQSSAVGIGGDPINGLKHIDVMRMFNDDPDTDAVIMIGEIGGPDEAEAAMWCKANMKKPIVGFIAGVTAPAGKRMGHAGALISGGADTADAKLAIMEECGFKVTRNPSEMARLLKAML; translated from the coding sequence ATGTCGATTCTGATCAACAAAGACACCAAGGTCATCACCCAGGGCATCACGGGCAAGACCGGCCAGTTCCACACCGAAAAGTGCCAGGAATACGCCAACGGCAAGAACTGCTTCGTCGCGGGTGTGAACCCGAAGAAGGCGGGCGAGTCCATCTTCAACATCCCGATCTTCGGTTCGGTGAAGGAGGCCGCTTCGGAAACCGGCGCCACCGTGTCGGTGATCTACGTGCCGCCGGCGGGGGCTGCCGCTGCGATCTGGGAAGCCGTCGAGGCCGACCTGGATCTGGCGATCTGCATCACCGAGGGCATTCCGGTGCGCGACATGCTCGAAGTGCGCAACAAGATGAAGGCCAAGGAAGCGGCCGGCGGCAAGAAGACCCTGCTCCTGGGGCCGAACTGCCCGGGGCTGATCACGCCGGACGAAATCAAGATCGGCATCATGCCGGGTCACATCCACCGCAAGGGCCGTATCGGTGTGGTGTCGCGCTCTGGCACGCTGACGTACGAAGCCGTGGCGCAACTGACTGAAATCGGGCTGGGCCAGTCCTCGGCAGTCGGCATCGGTGGTGACCCGATCAACGGTCTGAAGCACATCGACGTGATGCGCATGTTCAATGACGATCCGGACACCGACGCGGTGATCATGATCGGCGAGATCGGCGGTCCGGACGAAGCCGAAGCGGCAATGTGGTGCAAGGCCAACATGAAGAAGCCGATCGTTGGCTTCATCGCTGGCGTGACCGCCCCGGCCGGCAAACGCATGGGCCACGCCGGTGCGTTGATTTCCGGTGGTGCTGATACGGCCGACGCCAAGCTCGCCATCATGGAAGAGTGCGGCTTCAAGGTGACGCGCAACCCGTCTGAGATGGCGCGCCTGCTCAAGGCGATGCTCTGA